One region of Mycobacterium riyadhense genomic DNA includes:
- a CDS encoding aminotransferase class I/II-fold pyridoxal phosphate-dependent enzyme, with the protein MNSETDVRDLARDLMNRHRPGRTSNQPPARRRRGLESHPLIEQARSARQTLAELTARGVANPFFVPHDGVSGPTIDMLGRQLINFSTANYLGLGYHPQVVAAAKEAIDQYGMSVSAGRAVSGEIPLYSDLEQRLAGAYGVDDAVITTSGYLANAAMIAFLLTSTDLAVCDALVHSSVVAGTQWAQCRRVMFRHNDPESLAAILRRMRGSAERAMVIVEGAYSMDGDIVALPEVLCVAREFDCLVMVDEAHSFGTVGEHGWGVRERYGLPGDAVDVWMGTLSKSLASCGGFLAGNGELMWAIRLLGPGLGLFIAPPTPAQVAASIAAFDVLRAEPQRVDRLRVNAAHALAVAHEAGWDTGASAGTPIVPLIIGDTIATIELSTWLWQNGVNASPIPQAAVGDGQDRIRLFLSSDHTPDQIARLGSLLGQYRAAS; encoded by the coding sequence GTGAACTCTGAAACAGATGTCCGGGACCTGGCCCGCGACCTGATGAACCGACACCGCCCGGGAAGGACGTCGAATCAGCCACCTGCGCGACGGCGTCGGGGCCTCGAGAGTCATCCGCTGATCGAGCAAGCGCGGAGCGCCCGGCAGACGCTCGCGGAGCTCACCGCTCGCGGCGTTGCCAACCCCTTCTTCGTTCCGCACGACGGCGTCAGTGGACCGACGATCGACATGCTCGGCCGGCAGTTGATCAATTTCTCGACCGCCAACTACCTTGGGCTTGGCTATCACCCGCAGGTTGTGGCGGCGGCCAAGGAAGCAATCGACCAGTACGGAATGTCGGTGTCGGCGGGCCGCGCGGTATCCGGGGAGATACCGCTGTATTCCGACCTGGAGCAGCGGCTCGCCGGCGCCTACGGCGTCGACGACGCGGTCATCACCACAAGCGGATACCTCGCCAACGCGGCGATGATCGCGTTCCTGCTGACCTCAACCGACCTTGCCGTGTGCGACGCACTGGTGCATTCCAGCGTTGTCGCGGGCACCCAATGGGCGCAGTGCCGACGAGTGATGTTCCGCCACAACGATCCGGAGTCTTTGGCCGCCATACTCCGCCGGATGCGTGGCTCCGCGGAGCGGGCCATGGTCATAGTCGAGGGGGCATACAGCATGGACGGTGACATCGTGGCACTGCCCGAGGTGCTGTGTGTCGCGCGCGAATTCGACTGTCTGGTCATGGTGGACGAGGCGCATTCCTTCGGCACCGTGGGGGAGCACGGCTGGGGTGTACGCGAGCGTTACGGGCTGCCCGGCGATGCGGTCGATGTCTGGATGGGCACTCTATCGAAGTCGCTGGCCAGCTGCGGTGGATTCCTGGCCGGCAACGGCGAACTCATGTGGGCCATCCGACTGCTGGGTCCGGGCCTGGGCCTCTTTATCGCACCCCCGACACCGGCGCAGGTCGCGGCGTCGATCGCGGCCTTCGACGTGTTGCGTGCCGAGCCGCAACGGGTCGACAGGTTGCGCGTCAACGCCGCTCACGCACTGGCGGTCGCGCACGAGGCCGGCTGGGACACCGGCGCAAGCGCCGGCACGCCGATCGTGCCGCTGATCATCGGCGACACGATCGCAACCATCGAACTGTCAACCTGGTTGTGGCAGAACGGAGTCAACGCGTCACCAATTCCCCAGGCAGCTGTGGGCGACGGGCAGGACCGAATCCGGTTGTTCTTGTCGTCGGACCATACCCCGGACCAGATTGCGCGACTGGGGTCGCTGCTGGGGCAGTACCGGGCCGCCAGCTGA
- a CDS encoding GNAT family N-acetyltransferase: MNTTIRVRAATEADIPAMAALMGETFQSGDVVGEFMFPDAEQRRVRQPRMFAAMMKHRYIPQAGADVAVRDDGRIVGVTLYSRSWVKQSLLRKLKENLALLAAMRSQVVAGLMVEAAVARGRPKWRHIYVMYFGVEKAWQGYGAAHALVGRLREHANAEAAAMYGNCQKRLLPFYADVFPEGVVTGTTTLGRRGPAFYFIYCEPADEGAEPAAVREAGRC, from the coding sequence ATGAACACAACCATCAGGGTCAGAGCTGCTACCGAGGCGGATATCCCGGCCATGGCGGCGCTGATGGGCGAGACTTTCCAAAGCGGGGACGTGGTAGGTGAATTCATGTTTCCGGACGCCGAGCAACGACGTGTCCGCCAACCACGGATGTTCGCTGCGATGATGAAGCATCGATACATCCCCCAAGCAGGGGCCGACGTCGCCGTCCGCGACGACGGCAGGATCGTTGGCGTCACGTTGTATTCGAGGTCATGGGTCAAGCAGAGTCTGCTGCGCAAGCTCAAAGAGAACCTTGCCCTGCTAGCCGCGATGAGGAGCCAAGTCGTCGCCGGCCTGATGGTCGAAGCGGCGGTGGCGCGGGGTAGACCGAAGTGGCGCCATATCTACGTGATGTACTTCGGAGTCGAAAAGGCTTGGCAGGGATACGGTGCCGCGCACGCGCTCGTCGGCCGCCTGCGCGAACACGCGAACGCAGAGGCGGCCGCGATGTATGGCAACTGCCAAAAGAGGTTACTGCCGTTCTACGCCGACGTCTTTCCCGAAGGTGTGGTCACGGGAACGACAACATTGGGACGCCGTGGTCCAGCGTTCTATTTCATCTATTGCGAGCCGGCCGATGAAGGTGCTGAACCGGCGGCCGTCAGGGAGGCCGGCCGATGCTAG
- a CDS encoding type I polyketide synthase has protein sequence MDVGQGAAIVGIGCRLPGGVFTPDQFWDFMLRRGNGVVEVPSERWNTDLFYDPDPAAPGRAYTRHGGFVTLSPWDFDADFFGISPREAEVMDPQQRWVLEVAWEALDDAGLGGRVSGRDVGVYVGGFMIDNQIRRYLPSARRAISHFTATGASQAMLSNRLSHALDLRGPSMTIDTACSSSMVAIHLARQAISRGECETALAGGVNVMIHPELFVSMCKGKFLARDGRSKSFDAAADGYGRGEGAGMLVLKSVDAALRDRDRIYAVIAGSGVNQDGRTTGITVPNGAAQRDLARAVCAQADLAPHQIGYVEAHGTGTPVGDPIEVVALAEAYGLAESRSAPLLVGSVKASIGHLEAAAGVAGVIKAALAIRHRTIPPQAWLENLNPAIPFGELNVEVVTQTTPFPNSSGRAIAAVNGFGYGGTNGHVILTDAPDVSAVAPERPSIALLPISAASEDAVRAAADAMRSAVGGASSIGDLCSAAWSRRAHHQFRIVLPCRDKQELVQHLDEVATGTTPISRATVPTGTKPAFVFSGMGPQWWGMGRALIGRDGPFARTAAEIDSVFREIAGWSILDELLRPEPDSRIQHTEYAQPANFLLQVGLVAELSALGVEPASVVGHSVGEVSAAYVSGTLTLRDALRVSYHRSRLQATTDGTGEMLAVGLSESEVGRLLSEAGAADVVVAAVNGPDSVTLAGPRPAIDALHDELESAGVFVRRLQVTVPYHSPLMDPILDDLATALADVHSAQPERPLYSTVTARRVTSPEWGAEYWCANVRRRVRFRDTVDTLIDDGHRVFLEIGPHPVLSGNIRAILANRAESGAAIATLKRDEPDPERLLGVIGELYRAGCLGRTAPGQSTIAPHADLPRYPWQHKTLLAEAPHAVLERNGGVYDRPLLGTRSVRHPMAWSTELSVTRLPWLPDHVVDGMVVVPGAAYLDAFLSAAAECTEHPSVTVESVRFLAPLVIDEHAVPAVSVAAEPATMRLTFASHDDTDNRIVHCTGRIVDAAVEAPQAVVPRIDGAALSHAEFYELLESRGLQYGPAFRRVVDAWVGADVVVTTIESGPADTMHLVHPVVIDAALQGAAVFDDLPPGTMVPVAVGTVRRYGPTPMAATAVITRRGGPDIMADIAVCGPDGTLFLELLGVRFGELIPAPSPLAQLETLFYEIDWRPVDLSGSPGRVDRPVISISLGSNAAEPLYGIMFPTSDDNTTSRTRSKPLRRLIRRHDTAADVPIRPTRVAQTIRRLGGADVTAVVIAGTDDQVTLIAELVEVARQFDTVIDSGSDLRIDAILLTKGAFRLPGDRHEPNVLHAALVGARRVMQNEQLSVRWRHIDLQPGDDHSGLTPAMLTEIRHGEQLVDEIALRDGYALAPYCRRDLADRVAPYTEAIPQIDPQASFVLEPPATRLLDDLALRAVRRIDPGPGQIEVRIDAIGLNYKDSMKLLGVLTPQDLRGAFYGTTVGMEGVGTVTRAGRGSRFDIGAAVLVSVPDMFSRYLTVHPADGLVAPLTRGVTPDLAGSFIPFLAAHYGLLHAARLGRGETILVHGAAGGTGLAAVQVARRLGARVIGSAGSEERRAFARAAGAHHTVNSRTANFVDDVMRLTDGRGADVVYTSLPGEALRQNLKAAAEFGRVVDIGKADIYRNGVIELGPFDRNLQYFAVDVDRLFTYRRAFADEIAAEVAARLNDGTYTPLPAVTYDAGQLPDAFGIVARGTQQGRVVVTLGGNPPVRPEIPTFAVRADGTYLVTGAFGAVGVAIVDWLVAQGARHLILVSRSGPGAGRATRRLEAWRASSADIRLEAVDVGDALAVSRLIARATEQLPPLRGVFHAAGVSEDSAYERITPQTLRRVIGAKLDGAWNLHHATESAGIDLDAFVLFSSMSAVIGIPLQVAYAAANAGLDALAHLRHAQGKAGLSVNWGTLRGGGMADNSPEVRRYTHFLGYRDILVGHVPALLATLLGVAGDLPNVVVAGLDWRKMLSAQPASKSSTRFADFAAALGDGAGSLSFRAELLALPADQRLEVLTLMLAEHLAAVLGVSADTIDHHTPLPEFGLDSLSSVELSSRVAAALDIRIPAVDFGRLPGLSAIAKQALAVAEVS, from the coding sequence ATGGACGTCGGCCAAGGCGCGGCGATCGTGGGCATCGGGTGTCGGTTGCCGGGCGGGGTATTCACGCCCGACCAATTTTGGGACTTTATGTTGCGGCGCGGGAACGGCGTCGTCGAAGTGCCCAGCGAGCGCTGGAATACCGATCTCTTCTATGATCCTGACCCAGCCGCGCCGGGCCGGGCCTACACACGCCATGGCGGATTCGTGACGCTTTCGCCGTGGGATTTCGATGCCGACTTCTTCGGCATCTCCCCTCGGGAAGCCGAGGTGATGGATCCTCAGCAGCGCTGGGTGCTCGAGGTCGCGTGGGAGGCGCTTGACGACGCGGGGCTGGGGGGCAGGGTTTCCGGACGCGACGTCGGCGTCTATGTCGGCGGGTTCATGATCGACAACCAGATCCGCCGCTACCTGCCCTCGGCCCGCCGCGCCATCAGCCACTTCACGGCCACCGGTGCGTCGCAGGCGATGCTGTCCAACCGCCTCTCGCACGCGTTGGATCTGCGCGGCCCGAGCATGACGATCGACACGGCGTGCTCGTCGTCGATGGTGGCGATTCACCTGGCAAGACAGGCTATTTCCCGCGGCGAGTGCGAAACCGCCCTTGCCGGGGGCGTGAACGTCATGATCCATCCCGAGCTCTTCGTATCGATGTGCAAGGGCAAGTTTCTTGCCCGCGACGGGCGAAGCAAATCCTTTGACGCTGCCGCCGACGGGTACGGTCGCGGTGAGGGCGCCGGCATGCTGGTGCTGAAGAGCGTCGACGCGGCGTTGCGCGATCGGGACCGCATCTACGCCGTGATCGCGGGCAGCGGGGTCAATCAGGATGGTCGCACCACAGGGATCACCGTTCCCAACGGGGCCGCGCAACGAGACCTCGCGCGGGCAGTCTGCGCGCAGGCGGACCTCGCGCCCCACCAGATCGGGTATGTAGAAGCGCACGGAACGGGGACGCCCGTCGGAGATCCCATTGAGGTCGTCGCGTTGGCTGAGGCATATGGCCTGGCCGAGTCGCGGAGCGCACCGCTGCTGGTGGGTTCGGTGAAGGCATCGATCGGGCATCTCGAGGCCGCAGCGGGTGTGGCCGGTGTGATCAAGGCCGCGTTGGCGATTCGGCACCGCACCATCCCGCCGCAAGCGTGGCTCGAAAACCTCAACCCCGCGATCCCATTTGGCGAACTCAACGTCGAGGTCGTCACTCAGACGACGCCGTTTCCCAATTCCTCGGGCCGAGCCATTGCCGCAGTCAACGGCTTCGGCTACGGCGGGACCAACGGCCATGTCATCTTGACCGACGCCCCTGACGTGTCGGCGGTCGCCCCGGAACGTCCGTCGATCGCGCTGCTGCCCATCTCGGCCGCCAGCGAAGACGCGGTCCGTGCCGCTGCCGACGCCATGCGGAGCGCCGTGGGCGGCGCGTCGTCGATCGGCGATCTGTGCTCGGCCGCATGGAGCCGGCGGGCGCATCACCAGTTCCGGATCGTGCTGCCCTGCCGCGACAAGCAGGAACTGGTGCAACACCTCGACGAGGTCGCTACGGGCACAACGCCGATCAGCCGCGCCACCGTGCCGACCGGAACGAAGCCGGCATTCGTCTTCAGTGGCATGGGTCCCCAATGGTGGGGTATGGGGCGCGCACTGATCGGCAGGGACGGACCTTTCGCCCGCACAGCGGCGGAGATCGACTCGGTATTCCGCGAGATCGCCGGCTGGTCGATCCTCGACGAACTGTTGAGACCCGAACCTGATTCCCGCATTCAGCACACCGAATACGCTCAGCCGGCCAACTTTCTGCTGCAGGTCGGGCTTGTCGCCGAACTCTCGGCGCTGGGTGTCGAACCCGCTTCGGTTGTCGGGCACAGTGTCGGCGAGGTGAGCGCGGCGTATGTCAGCGGTACGCTGACCCTTCGCGACGCGCTCAGGGTGAGCTATCACCGGTCGCGTCTGCAGGCCACGACGGACGGCACGGGTGAAATGCTGGCCGTCGGCCTATCGGAAAGCGAAGTGGGGCGGCTGCTTTCGGAAGCGGGCGCTGCGGATGTGGTGGTCGCAGCGGTCAATGGCCCGGATTCGGTGACGCTGGCCGGTCCGCGCCCGGCGATCGATGCACTGCACGACGAACTGGAGTCCGCGGGAGTCTTCGTGCGCCGCCTGCAGGTAACGGTGCCCTATCACAGCCCGCTCATGGATCCGATCCTCGACGACTTGGCAACGGCGCTGGCCGATGTCCATTCCGCACAGCCAGAACGGCCACTGTATTCAACGGTGACCGCGCGCCGGGTCACTTCACCGGAATGGGGTGCCGAGTACTGGTGCGCCAACGTGCGCCGACGTGTGCGATTCCGCGACACCGTCGACACCCTGATCGACGACGGCCACCGGGTATTCCTGGAGATCGGGCCGCATCCCGTGCTGTCTGGGAACATTCGGGCAATATTGGCCAACAGGGCGGAATCGGGTGCGGCCATCGCGACACTCAAGCGCGACGAGCCTGACCCCGAACGCCTGCTCGGCGTCATCGGTGAGCTGTACCGCGCCGGCTGCCTAGGCCGAACCGCGCCGGGCCAATCAACGATCGCGCCACACGCGGATCTACCTCGTTATCCCTGGCAACACAAGACGCTGCTCGCCGAGGCTCCTCACGCGGTGCTGGAACGCAACGGTGGTGTCTACGACCGTCCGTTGCTCGGTACTAGATCCGTCCGGCACCCGATGGCGTGGTCGACCGAACTGTCGGTCACGCGGCTGCCCTGGCTGCCGGACCACGTCGTCGACGGGATGGTGGTCGTGCCCGGCGCGGCGTACCTCGACGCTTTCTTGAGCGCGGCCGCCGAGTGCACCGAACATCCAAGCGTCACAGTTGAATCCGTGCGATTCCTCGCCCCACTGGTCATCGACGAGCACGCGGTACCAGCCGTCTCGGTTGCCGCGGAACCCGCCACCATGCGACTGACTTTCGCATCCCACGACGACACCGACAACCGGATTGTCCACTGCACAGGACGAATCGTCGATGCGGCGGTCGAAGCACCGCAGGCTGTGGTGCCGCGCATCGACGGCGCGGCCCTGAGTCATGCCGAGTTCTACGAGTTGCTGGAAAGTCGGGGTCTTCAATACGGTCCGGCGTTCCGGCGGGTGGTCGATGCCTGGGTGGGCGCCGATGTGGTCGTTACGACGATCGAATCGGGACCGGCCGACACGATGCACCTCGTGCACCCGGTCGTCATCGATGCCGCGTTGCAGGGCGCTGCCGTATTCGACGATCTGCCACCTGGAACGATGGTGCCGGTCGCCGTCGGGACGGTGCGCCGGTACGGCCCGACGCCGATGGCTGCGACAGCTGTGATCACTCGCCGCGGCGGACCCGACATAATGGCCGACATCGCAGTGTGCGGCCCCGACGGCACACTATTCCTGGAGTTGCTCGGCGTACGCTTCGGCGAACTGATTCCTGCCCCGTCACCGCTGGCCCAATTAGAAACACTGTTTTACGAAATCGACTGGCGACCCGTTGATTTATCCGGCTCTCCCGGCCGTGTCGATCGGCCGGTCATCAGCATCAGCCTCGGAAGCAACGCGGCTGAACCGTTGTATGGCATCATGTTTCCGACAAGCGACGACAACACGACTTCGAGGACACGTTCAAAACCATTGCGGCGATTGATTCGTCGCCATGACACGGCCGCCGATGTCCCCATTCGTCCCACGCGGGTGGCACAAACCATCCGACGGCTGGGCGGAGCCGACGTGACCGCTGTCGTGATCGCCGGCACCGACGACCAGGTCACGCTGATCGCCGAACTAGTCGAGGTGGCACGGCAATTCGATACGGTGATCGATTCCGGGTCAGACCTGCGGATCGATGCGATCCTGTTGACGAAGGGTGCCTTCCGGCTGCCCGGGGACCGCCACGAGCCCAATGTGCTGCACGCCGCGCTGGTCGGAGCGCGGCGAGTGATGCAGAACGAACAACTCTCGGTGCGCTGGCGCCACATCGATCTGCAGCCCGGGGATGACCACAGCGGCTTGACCCCGGCAATGCTGACCGAGATCCGGCACGGCGAACAGCTTGTCGACGAGATTGCGCTCCGCGACGGGTATGCGCTCGCGCCCTATTGTCGCCGCGACCTTGCCGATCGGGTCGCGCCGTACACGGAGGCAATCCCGCAGATCGATCCCCAAGCGTCGTTCGTCCTGGAGCCGCCGGCCACGCGTCTCCTCGACGATCTCGCGCTGCGCGCCGTGCGGCGAATTGACCCGGGCCCCGGGCAAATCGAGGTACGCATCGATGCGATCGGGCTGAACTACAAGGACTCGATGAAGCTGCTCGGGGTGCTCACGCCCCAGGATCTGCGCGGGGCGTTCTACGGGACCACCGTGGGTATGGAAGGGGTGGGCACCGTCACTCGCGCAGGTCGCGGAAGCCGCTTCGACATTGGTGCTGCCGTATTGGTGTCGGTTCCGGACATGTTCAGCCGGTACCTCACCGTCCATCCGGCCGATGGTCTGGTCGCACCTCTTACCCGTGGCGTGACACCTGATCTCGCGGGGAGTTTCATTCCATTCTTGGCCGCCCACTACGGCCTGCTGCACGCGGCGAGGTTGGGCAGGGGCGAGACGATCCTGGTGCACGGCGCGGCCGGCGGCACCGGATTGGCAGCGGTCCAGGTCGCCCGTCGGCTCGGTGCCCGCGTCATCGGCAGTGCCGGCAGCGAGGAACGACGGGCCTTCGCGCGCGCCGCGGGCGCGCATCACACCGTGAACTCCCGCACGGCCAACTTCGTCGACGACGTCATGCGGCTCACCGACGGTCGCGGCGCGGATGTCGTCTACACCTCGCTACCCGGCGAAGCGCTCCGGCAAAACCTCAAGGCCGCAGCGGAATTCGGCCGCGTCGTCGATATCGGTAAGGCCGACATCTACCGCAACGGGGTGATCGAGCTCGGGCCCTTCGACCGCAACCTGCAATACTTCGCCGTCGACGTCGACCGGCTGTTCACCTACCGGCGCGCCTTTGCCGACGAGATCGCCGCCGAGGTTGCGGCGCGGCTCAACGACGGAACCTACACCCCCCTGCCCGCGGTGACATATGACGCCGGCCAGCTTCCGGATGCGTTCGGCATCGTCGCCCGCGGCACCCAGCAGGGCCGCGTAGTGGTCACGCTGGGTGGCAACCCGCCGGTGCGGCCCGAGATCCCCACATTTGCGGTCCGCGCCGATGGCACCTACCTGGTTACCGGCGCCTTCGGCGCGGTCGGCGTGGCAATCGTCGATTGGCTGGTTGCACAGGGAGCGCGACACCTGATCCTCGTCAGTAGAAGCGGCCCCGGTGCGGGCCGCGCCACGCGGCGGCTCGAGGCGTGGCGCGCCTCGAGCGCCGACATCCGGCTGGAAGCCGTCGACGTCGGCGACGCACTCGCTGTGTCCCGCTTAATCGCCAGGGCCACCGAGCAGCTGCCTCCGCTACGCGGTGTATTCCACGCCGCCGGGGTGTCGGAGGACAGCGCATACGAAAGGATCACCCCGCAAACCCTGCGGCGAGTGATCGGCGCCAAGCTCGACGGTGCATGGAACCTGCACCATGCGACGGAATCGGCGGGAATTGACCTGGATGCATTCGTGCTGTTCTCGTCGATGTCGGCGGTGATCGGCATCCCGCTGCAGGTGGCCTATGCCGCGGCAAACGCCGGCTTGGACGCGTTGGCTCACCTGCGCCACGCGCAGGGCAAGGCCGGGCTGTCGGTGAACTGGGGAACGCTGCGCGGTGGTGGCATGGCCGACAACTCACCCGAGGTGCGCCGCTACACACACTTCCTCGGGTACCGCGACATTTTGGTGGGCCACGTCCCCGCGCTGCTGGCAACGCTGCTGGGCGTTGCCGGAGATTTGCCCAATGTCGTTGTCGCAGGCTTGGATTGGCGGAAGATGCTATCGGCCCAGCCGGCATCGAAGTCTTCCACCCGGTTCGCCGACTTCGCCGCGGCCCTGGGCGACGGTGCTGGCTCCCTGAGCTTCCGTGCCGAATTGCTGGCTCTGCCGGCCGACCAGCGACTCGAAGTGCTCACGTTGATGCTGGCCGAACACCTCGCAGCCGTTCTCGGTGTCTCCGCCGACACCATCGACCACCACACGCCCCTCCCGGAGTTCGGGCTGGATTCGTTGTCGTCGGTCGAGCTTTCCTCACGTGTGGCGGCCGCGCTCGACATTCGAATACCGGCAGTGGATTTCGGACGGCTTCCCGGATTGTCCGCCATCGCGAAGCAGGCCCTGGCCGTAGCTGAGGTGTCGTGA
- a CDS encoding MMPL family transporter, translated as MLASVARFASGAPKRIVAAATLLLALAAIFGLPVTKSLSAGGFTDPDSESVRASEVLAGTFQHADLQLVIAVSADNGVHSAAASALAGEVTSVLKRSRDVTDVISAWSAPPAAAPGLASRDGKTGLIIAGIRGSDAEFAKTARQLVDQMPRDRDGAIVRAGGALTFAEANEQSELDLVKMELIAIPLSFVALVWIFGGLFAAAVPMVVGVFAILGSLAVLRAVTFFTDVSLFAMNLTAALGLALAVDYTLLIVSRYRDEIASGLLPNDAVVRTMTTAGRTVSFSALTVALSMSAMVLFPMYFLRSFAYAGIAVVVLAAAAALVITPAVILLLGPRLDAFDVRKIVGHLMRRPLAPATRPIEQRFWYRTAHAVMRHAVVVSVVLIAFLLLLGAPFLGVKWGFPDDRVLPDSLSSRQVGDLLRAEFGVNPVTDVSVVIADMSGVSPEALSGYAADLSRVADVAAVATPAGTFVAGEPAGPPSAPTGVADGFAFLTVQSRAPLFSEASNEQLRSLHAVPGPVGHPVLFGGAAQYNVDSVESVTSRLPVVLGVIALITFAVLFLVTASVVLPLKALVLNALSLTATFGALVWIFQDGHLAGLGATATGTLVVNVPVLMFCIAFGLSMDYEVFVLSRIREYWLASGGTRADSDESVALGIARTGRVVTAAAVLMSISFAALVTADVSFMKMFGVGLTIAVLVDATLVRTLLLPALMRVLGRANWWVPAPLSGVHRRVALAALVSPRRAQAE; from the coding sequence ATGCTAGCCAGCGTGGCACGGTTTGCCAGCGGGGCGCCCAAACGAATCGTTGCCGCGGCAACGTTGCTCCTGGCGCTGGCCGCCATCTTTGGGCTGCCGGTCACCAAATCGCTTTCCGCTGGCGGGTTCACCGATCCCGACTCTGAGTCTGTTCGGGCTTCGGAGGTTCTCGCCGGCACGTTCCAGCACGCCGATCTGCAGTTGGTCATCGCGGTAAGCGCTGACAACGGCGTGCACAGCGCGGCGGCGTCCGCGCTGGCCGGCGAGGTCACCTCCGTATTGAAGAGATCCCGAGATGTCACGGATGTCATCTCAGCTTGGTCGGCGCCGCCTGCTGCAGCGCCGGGATTAGCGAGCAGAGACGGCAAGACCGGATTAATCATCGCAGGCATCCGGGGCTCTGATGCCGAATTCGCCAAGACTGCACGGCAGCTCGTCGACCAGATGCCCCGCGATCGCGACGGCGCCATCGTCCGCGCCGGTGGCGCGCTGACATTCGCCGAGGCCAACGAACAGAGCGAGCTCGATCTTGTGAAGATGGAATTGATCGCCATCCCGCTGAGCTTCGTAGCGCTGGTGTGGATATTCGGTGGTCTTTTCGCCGCCGCCGTCCCCATGGTGGTCGGCGTTTTCGCCATCCTGGGTTCGCTGGCCGTGCTTCGTGCGGTCACCTTCTTCACCGATGTGTCGCTGTTTGCGATGAACCTCACCGCCGCACTGGGTCTCGCGCTCGCGGTCGACTACACGCTGCTCATTGTCAGCCGCTATCGCGATGAGATCGCGAGCGGTCTGCTCCCCAATGACGCCGTGGTGCGCACGATGACCACCGCCGGACGCACCGTGTCGTTCTCAGCGCTCACCGTCGCCCTGTCGATGAGTGCGATGGTGCTGTTCCCTATGTATTTCCTGCGGTCCTTCGCGTATGCGGGCATCGCTGTGGTTGTCCTCGCGGCCGCGGCCGCTCTTGTCATCACACCGGCCGTAATCTTGCTGCTGGGTCCTCGACTGGATGCATTCGACGTTCGCAAAATCGTTGGTCACCTGATGAGGCGGCCGCTGGCGCCGGCGACACGCCCGATCGAGCAGCGTTTCTGGTATCGCACCGCGCATGCCGTCATGCGCCACGCCGTGGTGGTCAGCGTGGTGCTCATTGCCTTCCTGTTGCTCCTGGGTGCGCCATTCCTCGGTGTCAAGTGGGGCTTTCCGGACGATCGCGTATTGCCGGACAGCTTGAGCTCACGTCAGGTTGGTGACTTGCTACGAGCGGAATTCGGGGTGAATCCGGTGACCGACGTCAGCGTGGTCATTGCTGATATGTCGGGCGTATCACCGGAAGCGTTGAGTGGCTACGCCGCGGACCTCTCGCGCGTGGCGGATGTCGCGGCGGTAGCAACGCCCGCAGGCACTTTCGTGGCCGGCGAACCAGCGGGTCCGCCGTCGGCCCCAACGGGCGTCGCCGACGGTTTCGCGTTCCTCACCGTGCAGAGCCGCGCCCCACTGTTCAGCGAAGCTTCCAATGAGCAGTTGCGGTCGCTGCATGCCGTGCCAGGGCCGGTGGGCCATCCCGTATTGTTCGGCGGCGCGGCCCAGTACAACGTCGACAGTGTGGAGTCGGTGACCTCACGGCTGCCCGTTGTCCTCGGCGTGATCGCCCTGATCACCTTCGCCGTGCTGTTTTTGGTCACAGCCAGTGTTGTTCTGCCGCTGAAAGCGCTTGTGCTGAACGCGCTTTCGCTCACCGCCACCTTCGGGGCGCTGGTGTGGATCTTCCAGGACGGCCACCTCGCGGGCCTGGGCGCCACGGCGACGGGCACGTTGGTCGTCAATGTACCGGTGCTCATGTTCTGCATCGCCTTCGGTCTCTCGATGGACTACGAAGTTTTCGTGTTATCGCGCATTCGCGAGTACTGGCTGGCGTCGGGTGGCACCCGCGCGGACAGCGATGAGAGTGTCGCTCTCGGCATCGCTCGCACCGGGCGCGTGGTCACCGCGGCAGCCGTGCTGATGTCCATTTCGTTCGCGGCGCTTGTGACAGCCGACGTGTCCTTCATGAAGATGTTCGGCGTCGGTCTGACAATCGCGGTGTTGGTGGACGCTACGTTGGTTCGCACGCTCCTGTTGCCCGCGCTGATGCGTGTGCTGGGCCGTGCGAACTGGTGGGTCCCCGCGCCACTGTCCGGTGTTCATCGCCGCGTCGCACTAGCCGCCCTGGTATCGCCCCGTCGGGCGCAAGCAGAGTGA